TACCTGCTTCACCGCAACACCGTGCCCAAGTCCCGCCAACTGCCGGTGTGTCCGGGGGATCCGACCGACGAAGCGAAGTTCGCCGCTTGGTTTCGCCGCCATCGGCCCGACGCCATCATCGCGAATCACATCCCGCCGCTGTTGCCCTGGTTGGCGCGGCTGCAGGTTTCCGTGCCGGACGAGGTTGGGTTGGTCGGACTCGAAAGTCATTCCTCGGTCGACTGCGCCGGGGTGCGCTACGACCCCGCCGTCGTCGGCGCGCTGGCGGTGGACATGTTGGTGGGCCTGCTCCACCGCAACGAGACCGGCATCCCGCAAAGCAACCAGCACGAGGTATTGCTGACCGGGGTCTGGCATGAGGGGCAGACCCTGCCGCCGCGCTGCTAAGCGGACTACCTCGGTCCGAGGTCGGTAGTCGGCCTCGTCCGGTCGACGCCAAAGCCGGGGCTTTTCCCGCGCAGTTCCTTCTGTGGAGCCTCTAGGGGCGTTGTTTAGTCAACGATGAGAACGCGGACCGCCTAGTCGGCTAGCTACCGAAATCTATCGTCCGGGTCACAGCGACCCTGGCCGGCGCTGTCCCTGCCCCAAACCCACCCCAACCTTCCCCTTCCCCTCGCCATCCCACTGCAGCCGCTCGGCTGTTTTGTATCCGCGTTTCCCGCTGGTCCGTCCGTGGACCGAGCCAGGACCCGCGGCCTGTGAACCCTCTCTCTGCATGGTTTTCACCTCTGCAAACCCAATGAAGCCCTACACCCCCATACCCCGCACCGCGCCTCGTCGGCGCCTTCTCCGGCGCGACGGCCTCGCCGCCGCCCTTGCCATCAGTGTCGTTTCCTCAGCCCTTGCTCAGCCCGCGCCAATCGAAGCGTCGTCGGCCTCGGCGGATGAAGAGATCGTCAACCTTTCCCCCTTCGAAGTCACCGCCGACACCAACGGTTACTTCCAGTCCAACACCATGTCGGGCACCCGCCTGAACACGAAGATCGAAGACCTCGGTCAATCCATCACCGTGATGACCAAAGAACAGATGGCCGACTTCGCCATCCTGGACATCAACGATGCCTTCGAATACATGGCCAGCACCGAGGGCACGAGTTCCTTCTCCCTCTTTGAAACCGACCGCACCGGCGCCGTCGTCGACCAGGTCAGCCTCGATCCCAACAACGCCAATCGTGTTCGCGGTATCGGTAACGCCAACATCGCCTTCAACAACATCGGCATGACCGGCCGCGTGCCGGTGGATCCGCTGTGGATGGATTCGCTCGAGCTCAGCCGCGGTGCCAACGCCAACATCTTTGGTCTCGGTAACGCCTCCGGCACCGTCAATCAGGCCCCTGCCACGGCCAACCTGTCCCGCGACTTCAACAAGCTGGAGGTGCGCGCCGACAGCTACGGTGGCTGGCGTGGTTCCGTCGACATCAACCGCGCGCTCACCGAGCAGATTGCCGTGCGCGCCAGCTACGCGAAGCAGCACACCGGCTTCATCCGTAAACCATCCGGTGAGGATGCCGAGCGTCTCAGTCTCCAACTCAAATTCCAGCCGCTCAAAAACACCACGATTTCGGCTTCCTGGTATAACTACCAGAACACCGCGGTGCGGCCCAACTTCACCACCCCGCGCGACTACTACACGCCGTGGGTCGAGGCGGGCATGCCGGGTTGGAACGCCGTCACTGGCCTCGTGACGATGGCCAACGGCGACGTCTATGGTCGCAACAACGTGCTCGGTTCGACCACGCCCTACACCGCCACGCCGTCCTTCCTCGGCGGCGCGGAAAACCGCTCGATCTTTCAGATCGGGGGACCCGGCGAATCGCCCTACTGGACGATGACCCGCTACACCTCCGGTGCTCTAGCCGATACCGATCCGATCGGCGCGACCAACACCGGCGTAGGCCTGCTCACCTCCCGCTCCAACCTGCCCTACAATGGCAACCAGGTGCTGGTGAACAGCGTCGTCGCCCCCATCGGCGACAAGTCCCTCTACGACTACACCGAGATCAACCTCGCCGCCAACAGCAAGGCCTGGGACGACGTCGACACCTACATGGTTCAGCTCGACCAAATCTTCCTCAACGATGCCAAGCAGACCCTCGCGTTTCAGGGCACCTTCATGCGCGAGGATGTGAAGCGGCTCGAAAACCAGCCCATGGGCCCGGCCAGCGTGAACAGCATCGTCGGCCAGATGCAGGTGGACGTGAATGAGGTGAACCTCGATGGGACGCCCAACCCCTACTTCGGTCGCCCGTTTCTGCGCAGCAGCGAGCCCTTCCTGCGTGACCGCACCCAGCTTTGGGATACGTCCCGCGCCCAGGCTGTTTATCGCCTCGATTTCTCGCAGGATGATGGCTGGACCAAGTGGATCGGCAGCCAGCAACTCGTGGGTTACTACGAGCACAAGGACCGCCAGGATCGCCACTACGCCTATCGCCATAGTGCCTTGAACCTCGACCAGCCGTGGCAGCAGAAATACGCCGCGCTCAACACCCCGCTGGGCAACCGCACCCAGTCGAACGTCGACACCATCTACCCCATCGCGCCGGGCAACTACGCCCGCACCCACGAATACTACTACGTGGGCGACACCGTCGGCGGTGGCATTGAATACGCCCCGGGCTATTTCCCCGAGGGCACCACCCTGCCCTTCGTCTGGGGCTCCAGCCCCACCAGTATCCACCAGGATGTTACGGCCATCGGCTGGACCCCGAGTCCGGACGGCGGCGGCGGCGGCGCCAACCGCCAGACCATCGTCAAGACCATGGGCGGCATTCTGCAGAGTGCCTTCCTCGACGGTCGCCTCGTCACGACCCTCGGCCTGCGTGAAGACCGCGTCCTGGACCGCAACGCTCCGCTCGCCAAACTCACCGCCGATCTCCGCGACTACGACTTCGCCGCCTCCAATCAGTGGAACGAGGGCTGGCGCGCCGCCGAAGGCAAAACGGAAAACATCTCCATCGTCGGCCGCCCCTTCCAGGACCTGCGTTTCCTCCGCGACCGGATGGAGCACGGTAGCGGCATCGGCCGCTTCCTCGCCGAGGCGGTGGAAGGCCTGAGCATCACCTACAACACGGCTGACAACTTCATCGCCCAGGGCCCCGCCTACGATCTGTTCCTCAACGAACTGCCCAACCAGACCGGCACCACCAAGGACCTCGGCTTCTGGCTGTCACTCTTCGACGGCAAGCTCTCCCTGCGCTACGTCCACTACGACACCAAGCAGCTCGACCTGCGCAACGGTGACATCAGCACCATGGCCCAGCGCATCCTGCGCATGGATGGTCTGGTCGCCAACGACCGCCAGAGCCTCATGAAGCATGCCAAGGGTTGGCTCGGTTACCTCGACGGCGAAACGCCGCCCGATGACGTGATGGCCAACGCGCTGCAGATGCCGCTCGATCAGTATGTCGGCCTCAAGGGCATCGTGCAGGACAACACCTACGCGGCGGTCAACGACATGGAATCCACGGGTGACGAGTTGGAGATCAACTTCAACCCGACCCGCAATTGGACCGTGAGCGCCTCCATCACGAAGATGGATTCGATCAACACCGCCGCCGGTGCGGCCGTCGATGAATACTTCGCCGCCCGTGTGCCGGTCTGGAGCACGATCGAGGACCCGCGTTTCACCCGCACGACCTACACTCCGGTTGATATCCTCAGCACCCCTGAGGACGAAAGCGCCGGTGGTCCGGTGCAACTGCAGGGCGACTATTCCCACCTGCCCGTCGGCCCGACCGGCCACCTGCTCTACTGGGGTATCGTCGGCCAGGAGTTCCGCACCCTCGTCAACTACGACAACAACCAGTCGCCCGAGGACCGCTACCTTGCCAACGTGAATTCGCCCATGGCCGTGTTCCGCGCCTTGGTCGGACGCTCCCGTCCGCAGGTCCGCAAATACTCCGCCAAGTTCAACACCAAGTTCAACTTCAACGGGGTCACCGACAACCGCATCCTCAAGAACATGAGCGTCGGTGGTTCGGTGCGCTGGACCGATCAGGGTAACATTGGTTTCTACGGTCAGGGTTATGACGAGTCGCTCGACCTCACCCTCCCGGCCAACCGTATTCTGGAACTGGATACCTACCGCCCGATCTACACCCCGGCCGAGACCTACGTGGACCTGTTTGCCAGCTACACCACCAAGCTGTTTAGCGACAAGGTGAAGGCCAAGTTCCAGCTCAACGTGAAGAACGTGTTTGAGGACGGCGGTCGCCTGCAGGTGACCAGTGCCTACCTCGACGGCAGGGCCTCGACCTACCGGATCATCGATCCGCGTCAGTTCATCTTCTCCGCCTCCTTCGATCTCTAGGGGTTTCGACCGGTTCGGAGTTCATTGCCGCCATCCGACGCTGGGATGGCGGCATTTTTTTGCCCGGAAATGCAGGGTCTCACCCGCGCCGACCGACGAACACGGGCCCCTTCCGGTCCTGGTGTAGCAGCGGCCGTCTCGGCCGCTTTGCCCCCTGTGTGGAGAGCTTGCTGGTCTCCGGCGCGAGCCCGCTGTCTCACCCACGCGGACCACAAACGCGGGCGACACGCCCGCGGCTACATCCCGGTCCTGGTGTAGCAGCGGCCGTCTCGGCCGCTTTGCCCCCCGGTGGAGAACTTGCTAGCCTCAGGGGCGATCCCGTTGGCTCACCCGCGCTGGCATTTCTCCGCCTTCCCAGGAACTTCGTGACGCCTTGTTCCGGTTTTCCTACCGGGTCAGCTCCAGGTAGTCGCAGAGCAATGCTACGTTGCGGTTAAACACCGCACTGCGCACCCGATCCATCTGTTCGTATTCGCCGTTCCAGCGGACACCGCGCGGCATCACTTTCTTGAAACGATCCTCGCGGCTGATCCACGCGCCCGATGCCTCCTGGTCTGCGATGATCCTGCGCACCGTTACCTCCAATCGCGCGCGGGTCCGTTCATCGGATTCCGCCAGCGCCGTATTTTCCCTCGCGCGCAGGCCTTTGCGGCCGAGCTCGAGCGCCGCCTCAAATCGTGCCGTCACCGCGGCCAAGTGGCCCGACAGGTCCGTCTCGTAGCCATAGCCGGTGCGCCGCTCCGGATGCAGCTCTGTGACACTGTCGACCCGCACCCGACCGCGATCGTAATACAGCGCCTTGCCGGTCCCGATCTCCACAAAGCGCGCCCATTTGCCGTTCGGCAGCCGCGATTCCCGCAGCCAGCGCAAGGAGTCAGGGATCGGCTCCAACAGCGTTTCGTCGCCCAACTCCAGCCACAGGTCAATCAAGGTTTCCAGGTTGCGCACGGTCACGGCCGGACAGACGGCCGGCGGTTCGAAGGTGCGGGCCCAGGCCGGCTGCAGATACTCATTGTATTGCTGCGCCCAGCCCGGTTGCGGCGGCGGGAGTTGCGAGATCATCATGAACCGCGCCACCTGCCGCAGGCTGCGGTCGATTCCGCCGTCGCCATCATCCGGATACAAGCGACGAGCCAAGATCATCACCGCTACACAGTCATTGATGCCGCCGTCATTAAACGTGGCGTAGTCGTGATAGTCGCCGCCTGCCGGATACCGGTGCGGCCAGCCACCGTTGGGCAGTTGGGTCGCGATCATCATGGCGATCGACCGCTCCACCGCCGCGGCCAGGGCGGGGTCGTCGATTTCCCGGTTCAGTTTCAGCAGGAATCCGATCGCCGCCTGGGTTTGGTTGTCGTCGAAACTTACGGTCTCATTCGTGAGATCGGAAAAATCGATGGTGTGATCCCAGCCACCATGGCGGTTTTGGCCGCGGATCAGCGCCGCCGCCGCGGCCCGCGCTCCCGCGAGTGCCACGTCGTCCCCGGTCACCTGCCAAACCCGCAGCAGCGACTCACCCACCGCCGGGGTTCCGGGTGGCTGTACCTCCACCTCCGCCGGTCCGAGCGGGCTCTCGCCCCAGCGCTGAGCGTTGTCGGGTGTCGCCGCGTAGCCGTAGCCGCCGTGCACATTTAAAGTTGTGAAGAACGCCACGCCGCGGCGCAGGGACTCGGTAGCTTCAGCGCGCAGGTCCGCGCGAACCGGCAGGGTCATCACACCCAGCGCGAGCAGGAGGGGAAGAAAACGTAGATGCATGGGGGAACGGGGTGCTCCCACCCTAAGCACACGTTTGCCTGAGGGAAGCTCGCCTTGCGTTCCCGCGCACGAAACAGGGCTTCGGCACACGGAAACGCTCCAGTCGCAGCGCAGAATCCGGCATGAACGCTTCACGCCAAGCACTCACCGTGCGCGCACCTTGGTGCTCCCCCTCCGCGAAGGCCGGATCGGGATCATCGGTCCACCAATTGGGCCAGTGTGCATTCGGCGGCTGCGCTGATCCCTCCCCGGGTAATAGCGCGGTGATCGAGCGCTTCCGCGATGCCAGCAACACCCGCGATGTCGTCGGCAACTAAGGCTCCAACACCCGCTACCTGAAAAAAGTTTTTCAGTCCTGAGCACCGGCTGGGGGCAGCAGCTCACAGCAGGTGACGAGGAGAATTAAGCCGTCCCGCCCGCTCTCCTTCTTTGTTCCCTTTGTTGCCATCGGTGAAACGAGCCAGAGCGGCGGTCTAGCTTCCGCTCCCCGCTCTTTCAGCTCCGGTAGTTCGTGTTCAAAACCCCGTGTCGATGAGCCATTGGATTTGTTTCTCGCGGTCGGGGATCACCTTCTCATCGAGGCAACGCTGAAAGGGTTTTGCGTCCCACATCGAGGTGCCTTTGGCGTAGTGCTGCAGGACCGTGCGCATCAACGTTTCATACGCTGGCACCGATTCGTCCACGAGGCGCCGCAGCTGGACCGCGTAGCGTTCGTCCGCTGTCAGCTCCAGCATGCGTTTCGCCTGCGCGGCCTGCACTTTGATCCGATAGAAACGCACGGTCGCGATCAGGCACTCACTGTCGCTCACGAAGCGCTGTAGTTCCGCCGGATCGCTGCTGGGCAAGGCGGCCGCTTGCTGGGCCACGTTCAGGGCTTCCTCTGCCATGGCAAGGTAGGTGTCGATCAGCCAATCCGCCCGCATCACGTCGGATGGCAACGCGTCTCCGGCTGCCTCCATCGCTGCCACCTGGGCGATGGGCAGACTGCGCCGCTCCGCGCCGATGGGCCCGTGTTCCGCCGCATAACGCGCCACCGTGAAGGCATCCACCGGCTGGCTGTAATAGCGTTGGCCGGTCAACCCGGTGGGCCCGTCCAGCGGCCGGTCGTCGATCTTGGTGCGGTAGCTCAGGATGTCGTCCACCTGCGTCTGCACCCACGCGATCGAGGTCGGGAAAAAGTTGCCGAAGCGCACCGCGGTGAGGTTCTGCAGGCCGGGCAGAATCGGATCGGTCAGGTCATACCAACGCACCAGGAGCGCACCGACTTCCGCGTTGCCCAGGCGTTCGCCGAGCCGCCGCGCCGCCCAGGCGGTTTCCGCGGCCGGTTCACGCTCTGCGCGCCAAAGGTAGCGGCCCTCCAACTCATGCCAGAGGGGATCGCGCTCCCAGGCATTCAACACGGCGTCGGTGCCGTCGGCCTGGACGTCGAGGGTGTGCGGCCAGACCCAGGCCTGCGGCGGATAAAACCACGCGCCGGTGAAGATGCCGGCCTCGCGCCAGTTGCGCACCATCTCGCCCAGCAGGCGGGGGCTGCCGACACGATACGGCACCGCATCCGCCGGGTCGTGCAGATTGACGATATGGCCGGACAGGACGTGGGCCCATTTCTGGTGCCGCAGATCCGGCACCGGACTCGTGATGGTTTCGTCGTTGTGTTTCAGCTCCGACCACAGGTCGTCATAAATTGTCGGCAAGGCCGCGCGGAAATCGTCGGCCATCGTCCAATCGCGCAACACCAGACGCGGGTGTTTCCCGCTCTCGCGCACCGCCGCGAAGATCACATCCCGGAACCATGGCAACTGGTCCTCCTGCGCCAGCGATTCGCCGGGGCAAATGTAGAGGCCGACATTCGGGAACGTCTCGAGATAGCGGCGCAGAATCGTGCGATAATAGTCCGACACCCACGCGTCCGGATGTTCGAAGCGCGCGCCGTCTTTGCCTTCGCGCCCCAGGGCCTTGGCCTGATGCTCGCTGATGTGAATGTTGTAGAAATGCGTGAGCACCGTGATCGCGCGCTTCTCACATTCCTGCGTCAGCCAGCGGAACTGCTCCTGGTTGCGCCGGATTTCCTCCGCGCTGAATTGCGAGGCATCGGGATACTCCGGCAACTCGAGGATGTGCGGGAACAGGTGCCCCGACCAGAGCACCAAGGTGTTGAGCCGCGCTGAAACCAGATAGTCGAGATAGCGCGTCATTAGCGGTCTGTCGAAGAACCACGGATACACCTCCGGGCTCAGATCGCTCTGGTAGTTCCAACTCGGACTCAGCATCATCAGCACCGCGCCGCGCACGCCAAACTCCGGCGTCCCATCGACGCCGACGACGTCGCATTCGCCCTGCATGACCATTTGGGTGCCATAAAGCACACCGGCCTCGCCGCCCGCGATCACATGCGTGCCCTCGCCCTGCGTCTCCACGCGAAACGCCTCTGCATCTCCCAACGCGGGATCAATGGTCCACGTCACCGCTGAGTCCACCGTCGCGACCTGATCGGCGACGTGTTCCAGCACCGGCGAGGCCAGCGCGGTATTCGCGATCCACAGTCCCGCCGTCAGGATATTCGTGTATTTCGTGTGTTTCGTGGTTCCCATCGTTGTGTTCTCCAAAATCACCGCCGGCCGGCCAGTTCCGCTTGAATGGTCGTCTCCATCCGTTCGTATTTGCGGTAGAACAGCACCGGCACCGCACTGAGCGCAAAGAACAGCGCCGGCACCCAGACGATGGCCCACTCGATGCCGGCCAACGCGGCCGCCGATTGGGCGGTGTTCGGCACGTAACCCGTGCCTTCGAGGATCCAGCCCGGCAACGCGCCGCCGAGCCCTGCACCGGCCTTCAGGCAAAACATCGCGCCCACCGCCGTCAGCAGTCCGGCCGAGCGAATCCCGGTCTTCCACTCGCCGTAGTCGACACTGTCGGAGATGACTGAAAACGGCATCGCCATCGCCACGCCGCTGGCCAGAAAACCGACCACCCAGCCGGCCATCACCAGCGTCACCGATCCGCCCTGCGCCAGCCCGGCATACACGATCAGTTGTCCGGCCACCATGCCGACAAGACCGCCGATCCAAGCCCAGGTCTTCGACAGTTTGCGGCACAACCACGGCAGGAAAAACACCGTCGCCAGCGAGATGAAATCCAGGCTGTTGGCCAACGGGATCAGGTCCTTCCGGTGCAGCGTGTATTCAAAAAAGTAGGGCACGGTCGACACCCGCGCGATGAACGCGATCCAGAAGCACAGACTACTGGTGAAAATGATCAGCCACGGCCAGTTGCCCTTGAGCGCCCCGAAGCCACCGAGGATGGACTGCGGCACAGTCTCCACCTTGACCGTCTCCTTCAGGTTGCGAAACGCCAACAGGTAGAGCGCCACCGAGCCGATCGCGTAGATCGGCATCACCAGCATGAACCCGCGCTGGTCGTCGCCGCCGCCGAGTTTCTGCACCAAGCCCATGGCGGTGAGGTTCACCAACAGCACGCCGAACTTGGAGCCAAACATGCGGAAGCAGGTCAGCGTTACACGCTCCTGCGGATCGTTGGTCAGGTTGGCCAGGATCGATGTCACCGGCGTGTTGATTCCGGTGTAGAGCACGCTCGCGCCGATGTAGGTGACGGCCGCGTAGATCACCTTGCCGGTGTGGCTCAGATCGGGGGTGAGAAAGGTCAGCACGCCAAACACCGCATAGGGCACGCACAGCCACAGAAACCACGGCCGACTCTTTCCGTATTTGCTTTTGGTGCGGTCGAAGATCACGCCCCAGATCGGCGTATCGATCGCATCCATCAATCGGGCGATGAGCAGGATCGTGCCGGCCGTGCCGGCGGAGAGCCCGTAAACATCGGTGTAGAAATACAGCAGGTAGAAGGAAATGACGCAGAAGACCAACTGGCCCGCCACATCACTCGCCGCATAACTGAACCGCGTGGTGTAAGACGTTTTCGACATGGGGTATAAAAAAGAAAAACGAGGTTAAACCACGGATGAACACGGATGGCTTCGCCTACCGGCTACGCACCTCAGTGTTTCCCTGAAGGCGGAACGGTAGTGGAGCCCATCCGTGTTCATCCGTGGTTAAAAAAACTAGTCCTGTCGGCGCAGATCCTCGGACGTCGCCAGCGCGATCACGCGGCCCTGGTCGCCGACGGCGCAGTAGAAGTGATACACGACGCCGTCGTGTTTCAGGATCCACGGTTTGTGCGCGAAGGTTTTGTCGTAGGGTTCACTCGACTCCACGAGGTGCTCCCCTCCCCACTTGCTCCAATGCACCAGATCGTAGGACGCCGCGAAGGTGTCGAATGCGCCCGGTTTCCAGAACGCGCCGAAATAGAACATCACCCACACGTCGCCCACCTTGACCAACTGCGGATCACCGCTGATCGCCCACGGCGCGTCGCCGACATTGTTCACTACCGGCCCGGGGCCAAAACGTTGCCAGGTGCGCAGGTCATGCGAGACCGCGATACCGATGGTCTCCTGTCCATACGGCGGCGCCTTACCGTTGTAGAACATCACGAACGGCGCGCCCAGCAGCTCCGCCTCATCGCGCACGATGGCGCTCTTGTAGAGCGTCGTGTGTTCAAAATCGCGCACGTCACTTTGCATCGGCGACAACACCGGGTTTTCCGCCAATCGCTCCCACGGGCGCACGGCCACCGGGTCGTGGGTGGAGGCGAGACCGATCGACAGCGGATCCGTTTCGTAGCCCTGCTGGTGGCCGCCGAGATAGGACAACCAATAGCGGCCTGCAAATGTGCCGAGTTCGTGCGTCGCGTCCTCCCAACGCGTGTCGTAAAGCGCCAGTCCACCCGCGGCCTGCCAGGCGTCCCAACCCTCCTGCGCAAACGGCAGGATCGGACCGAGGCGCTCCCAGTGCAGCAGGTCGTCACTGACCGCGAGCAGGGTCTGGTAACCGACTTTGTCGCGATTGGAGACAAACATCATATACCAACGCCCGTCGTGCCGAAACACATTGGGGCAATCGATCAACTCGCCCTCCTCCGCCGGCAGCACGACGCCGTATTTGAAGGGCGTCTGAAACTGCGCGTGCAGCTCCCGCATCACTTTGCCCGAGACCATCTTCGGCCGGCCTTCTGGAAACGGCAGCACCGCGGGGCGCTCCGGCTGCGCAATCAATGGCCCGGCGATCGTGAGCAGCAGTGCCAACCATGCCCGTTTCAAAACAGCTCCTCCAATCCATACCGGGCGAGCAGCTCGCGCACCTTGACGGGGCCACCGCTCGCGGCCGCCTCCTCCATCGCCTGCATCAGCGCGACGGTGACGATGCCTTCGCGCACGTCGGGCGTCGGCATCTCATCGTTCGCGAGGCAGCGCGCGAAGTATTCGATGTAATCCTGATACTCGCCGGCGTGATGCGAATGTCCGCCGAAGCGAAAGACGTAATCGTCCTTGTCCTCGAACGTCTCGATCACCGACTGCTCATCGGTCTTCCACGCGTAGCGCAGATCGTAGTAGTCGCCCTGACTCGCGCCCAGGGACCCGCGCAACACACAACTCATGTTGGCGTCGCGGGCATTCGGCGTGACCGGACTGGTATAGGTCCCGCTCACTCGCGCGATCTTTCCGTCCGTCGTTTTGTAAATGAAGTGGAAGGTGTCCGCGTGGACGAGGCCGAGCTTCGCGCCGTTTTCGCTGAGCCGCGAATAGCCCATGACCTCCTCGATGTTGGGCAGATACCAACGGATGAAATCGACCGGATGGCTGAGTCCGCCGTAGAGCCATTTAAAGGCGTCGGTCTTGGCCCAACCCTTGGCGAGGAACCAGCGGTGATCGGCGTTGTAGTAGGCTTCGACGGAGTTCAGCTCACCGAACGCGCCCGTCTCGTAGTGTTTCCGTTGCCGCGCAAAGGGCGGGAAGAAGCGTGAACTCTGCCCCACCATCACGCGCTTGCCGCTGGCCTGAACCGCCGCGACGACCTCGGCGGCGCGCGTGAGGTTGTCGATGAACGGTTTGGTGCAGATGACGTGTTTACCCGCCTGCAGCGCCCGAATCACGTGATCGGCGTGCAGATGATCGGGCGTGTAGATGCCCACCACATCGACCGCCGGATCGGCCAGCAGCACATCCATCGAGTTCGTGAACACGGCCGCATCGAGGCCAAATTCGTGGCAACGCTCGTGGCCGAGTTGCTCGTTCAAATCGCACAGCCGCACGACCTGCCAGAGGTCGCTCTGCAAGCCGCCGGAGATAATGCTACGGCCTTCGCCGAGCCCCAAAACACCGAGTCCTAGAGGTTTCATAAAAAAGATGGGGAAGGATTAACCACGGATGAACACGGATGGCTTCGCCTACCGGCTAAGCACCGACAGAGTCCGTGAAAGGCGGAACGGTAGTGGAGCCCATCCGTGTTCATCCGTGGTTAAAAAAAGTTTCAGTTCAGCTCGCCCTGCAGGGTCACGGAGCCACCGGCCGCCAGCACCACGTCCGTGGTTTTATCCCCTACGCGCAGCTTCGCGGTGCCGCCCTTGGCGGACCGCAGGTTGACGGTCTGCACCGCGCCGTCCTGCCAGGTGAGATCGATTTCAAATCCGCCCCGCACCCGCAGGCCGCGAACGCTGCCGTTTGGCCATGCCGTCGGCAGTGCCGGCAACAGCACGATCTCGCCGGTGTGGCTCTGCACCAGCATCTCGCAGATGCCGGCCGTCGCGGCGAAGTTGCCGTCGATCTGAAACGGCGGATGGGCGTCAAAGAGATTTGGATACACGCCGCCGCCGCCCTTCGACTTGCGCGTGACCGGATCGTCGCGCACCAGATTCAGCTGATTGAGCAGGATCTTGTGCGCATGATCCCCGTCGAGAAAACGGGCCCAGAGACTGATCTTCCACCCCAACGACCAGCCGGTGCCACCGTCGCCGCGAAATTCGAGCGACTGCTGCGCGGCCCGCATGAGGTCTGGCTGCGACCAGGTGATGTCCTCGCCCGGAAAGACGCCCCAAAGATGCGACACATGGCGGTGATTGTTGGTCGGGTCGTCCTTGTCCTCCAGCCACTCCTGTAGCTGGCCGTGCTGACCAATCTGATTGGGCGCGATGCGCGCCGCCATCGTGGTCAACTGCGCGGCGAATTCCGGATCGAGATCCAACTCGGCCGCTGCCTCCGCCGTGGCACCGAACAAGGCGCGAATCAGCTGATGGTCCATCGTCGGCCCCATCACGAGCCCGCCGTGTTCCGGCGAGTTGGACGGACCGCTGATAAGCCGGCCGGTCGTTGGATCCTCGACCAGGGTTGCGACAAAAAATTCCGCCGCGCCTTTCATCGCTGGGTAAGCGCGTTCGGCCAGGAAGGTGCGGTCGCCGCTGAAGCGCCAATGTTCCCAAAGGTGCCAGCTCAGCCAAGCGCCGCCGGTTGGCCAAATGCCGTGGTTGGCATGATTGATGGGAGCGGTGCCGCGCCAGCCGTCGGTGTTGTGATGCAACACCCAACCCGGCGCGTTGTAGTGCGCCTGCGCGGTCTTGGCCCCGCTGATCTCCAGATCGTCGATCATGGCAAAGAGCGGCTCCG
This portion of the Actomonas aquatica genome encodes:
- a CDS encoding pectate lyase, whose protein sequence is MHLRFLPLLLALGVMTLPVRADLRAEATESLRRGVAFFTTLNVHGGYGYAATPDNAQRWGESPLGPAEVEVQPPGTPAVGESLLRVWQVTGDDVALAGARAAAAALIRGQNRHGGWDHTIDFSDLTNETVSFDDNQTQAAIGFLLKLNREIDDPALAAAVERSIAMMIATQLPNGGWPHRYPAGGDYHDYATFNDGGINDCVAVMILARRLYPDDGDGGIDRSLRQVARFMMISQLPPPQPGWAQQYNEYLQPAWARTFEPPAVCPAVTVRNLETLIDLWLELGDETLLEPIPDSLRWLRESRLPNGKWARFVEIGTGKALYYDRGRVRVDSVTELHPERRTGYGYETDLSGHLAAVTARFEAALELGRKGLRARENTALAESDERTRARLEVTVRRIIADQEASGAWISREDRFKKVMPRGVRWNGEYEQMDRVRSAVFNRNVALLCDYLELTR
- a CDS encoding Gfo/Idh/MocA family protein; translation: MKPLGLGVLGLGEGRSIISGGLQSDLWQVVRLCDLNEQLGHERCHEFGLDAAVFTNSMDVLLADPAVDVVGIYTPDHLHADHVIRALQAGKHVICTKPFIDNLTRAAEVVAAVQASGKRVMVGQSSRFFPPFARQRKHYETGAFGELNSVEAYYNADHRWFLAKGWAKTDAFKWLYGGLSHPVDFIRWYLPNIEEVMGYSRLSENGAKLGLVHADTFHFIYKTTDGKIARVSGTYTSPVTPNARDANMSCVLRGSLGASQGDYYDLRYAWKTDEQSVIETFEDKDDYVFRFGGHSHHAGEYQDYIEYFARCLANDEMPTPDVREGIVTVALMQAMEEAAASGGPVKVRELLARYGLEELF
- a CDS encoding MFS transporter; amino-acid sequence: MSKTSYTTRFSYAASDVAGQLVFCVISFYLLYFYTDVYGLSAGTAGTILLIARLMDAIDTPIWGVIFDRTKSKYGKSRPWFLWLCVPYAVFGVLTFLTPDLSHTGKVIYAAVTYIGASVLYTGINTPVTSILANLTNDPQERVTLTCFRMFGSKFGVLLVNLTAMGLVQKLGGGDDQRGFMLVMPIYAIGSVALYLLAFRNLKETVKVETVPQSILGGFGALKGNWPWLIIFTSSLCFWIAFIARVSTVPYFFEYTLHRKDLIPLANSLDFISLATVFFLPWLCRKLSKTWAWIGGLVGMVAGQLIVYAGLAQGGSVTLVMAGWVVGFLASGVAMAMPFSVISDSVDYGEWKTGIRSAGLLTAVGAMFCLKAGAGLGGALPGWILEGTGYVPNTAQSAAALAGIEWAIVWVPALFFALSAVPVLFYRKYERMETTIQAELAGRR